In Phoenix dactylifera cultivar Barhee BC4 chromosome 11, palm_55x_up_171113_PBpolish2nd_filt_p, whole genome shotgun sequence, the following are encoded in one genomic region:
- the LOC103715149 gene encoding GATA transcription factor 16-like, whose product MISAALAKASFPNWGSRCDCRHHGPRATVIDGYDCMVVMKPYARRRRGEEPKEKSAAGVEAAMGSPDSSRVCADCRTSKTPLWRSGPSGPKSLCNACGIRYRKRRRKAEINGEAGAEKQQKTTTATTTTMKGKNENAMDPLEVVGEEELRRRQKEKQEKMLLLLLERQKQRRRELKAAAMGAARSGAVAGKEEAEAALLLLSLSSSGIFVHP is encoded by the exons ATGATTTCGGCGGCGTTGGCGAAGGCGTCGTTCCCGAATTGGGGATCACGGTGCGACTGCCGCCACCACGGCCCACGGGCCACCGTGATCGACGGCTACGATTGCATGGTGGTGATGAAGCCCTATGcccggaggaggagaggtgaagaGCCCAAGGAGAAGTCGGCGGCGGGGGTGGAGGCGGCGATGGGTTCGCCGGATTCGTCCCGGGTGTGCGCTGACTGCCGGACGTCGAAGACTCCTCTCTGGAGGAGCGGCCCCAGCGGACCCAAG TCTCTCTGCAATGCATGCGGGATCAGGTATcggaaaaggaggagaaaagctGAGATTAATGGAGAAGCAGGTGCTGAGAAGCAGCAAAAGACTACGACTGCTACCACGACTACTATGAAAGGAAAGAATGAGAACGCGATGGATCCTTTGGAGGTGGTGGGAGAGGAGGAGCTGAGGCGGAGGCAGAAGGAGAAGCAGGAGAAGATGCTGCTGCTTCTACTGGAACGCCAGAAGCAGAGGAGGAGGGAATTGAAGGCGGCGGCGATGGGAGCTGCCCGGAGCGGCGCTGTCGCCGGcaaggaggaggcggaggcggcgctCCTCCTGCTGTCCCTCTCCTCTTCTGGCATATTTGTCCATCCATAG